From Shewanella acanthi:
TCGCTGATACACGCAGTGAAGCGACAGATGGTGTTCATGACGCGCTAAGACGCTCCCTCTATAAGTGGATGAATGATACTTTGCCAGAGGCAAGTACAATACGAAAATACTTTAATGATGATGTGGTACTGCCGTTTAGCGGAGCTTTTACGCTTAGAGAAAATCAGTCACTAAATGAAGCATTTCAATCAGCATTAACATTTGTTTGTGAGAAAGACCTAACGCCAGAGAACTTGAGATTTGAAATACCAATGACTGAACAGGGTCGTTTAGAGGAAGTTTTCGAAGGCAATATTAGTGATGACGAAAAACTATGCTTCATCAATTGCATAGTCGAGAGATACTCCAAGCCGTCAATGCAAACGATACGTCAACGACTTCTTGTAGCCAGGGCTGCGCAAGAAGGCTACATCAAGTTACTCAACTTTCTTTGCCCCGAAGTAGACAGATTGTGCGCTGATCCAGCTAAAAATAAATTACTCCAAGCGAGCGCTATTTACGAAATGATATTCAACGCTACGATCGAGGCATCTAAACAGAAAAAACACCTTGGTTTAGATGCTGAAAACGAGCACTTTGAAAGCCTCATACCAATCCCTTACCGTCCAATGCTAGTGTCAATTCTACCATCAATGAAAACGAATGGTGTTAAAGCGCTAGCGTCTGATTTAACTCGACAATTTTGGCTAATGTCGCCTGAATCGTCCTTGCAAGATGTTTTTGCGCTACTTCCTGAACAATTGGAACCAATTTTAATACAAACCAAGGATACAATTAACAACGAGTTAGTTATTGATCGTTCCATCAATAATCTACTGTCCAGAATCACAACATCTTCGCCTTGGCGCGCCTTACAAAAAGAATCGAGCTTTTGGGTAGTAAGCCAAGTAGCACAGCATTCATTACTAACTCCTGACGCAAAATCCGCCGCTTGTGCGCGTTTAAAAGAGTTAGCAGCCACTCCAGATCAACTCGTTTTAGCTTTTTGCATTGAGCTTGAAAGTTTGATCGGTCGACCTGAACTAAAGCTCACTAAATCAACAAAAGCGCAAGTAGAAGAACTTTTATCTCAAATCGATGAAACTGCGCACAGCGGGATGTCAAATCCAGTTATTCTCAGATCAAGAGGCTTTCACGCACTCTACTCTAATGACTTTAAAAGTGCTGAGGGATATTTTCGTCAAGCCATTGATGAATGTGAACAAGGACTATATGGCTCCCTTAAAGGCACTTTAGCTAAAGATGCACTTTGTGTTGCAGTGGCCTGCAACAAAGTAAATCCCAATAACCATCAAAAATATTTCAGATTGATGTTACTCGAAGGAATTATTAAATCTCGCACTATTCCTGATATTGAAGATATAGCAATTGATTGCTCCGAGCTATTTTGGGGAACTTTGTACAAAACATACCCGCAGTATCCCAAACAGAACCACAAAGATATAGACCTATTTGAACAATCGACCAAAATCATTTTCAGCCAAGATGAAAACTTACTCGCTAACTGGTTAATAAAAAATCGAGTACGTCTTGAAAAATCTATGGCTGATGTCAGAGGTGACACACTGCTACTCACATGGATAAAAATGAGAAATGACTGGATTAACCGC
This genomic window contains:
- a CDS encoding ankyrin repeat domain-containing protein codes for the protein MSKVPSLQSILLNVHQIFACKWPGNSELKNKFFSGDCSLEKLMSLNLQLCKDIFDATEMDNQARDDALANILEFSSGLTELYSNLWTFKASSRQVVWMLLTHHFIPGLARYMANWQLEERWDRGMPGGKFWYLPERRSSETQTKIVMPVSQVIEWLIDLIGTSIETLADTRSEATDGVHDALRRSLYKWMNDTLPEASTIRKYFNDDVVLPFSGAFTLRENQSLNEAFQSALTFVCEKDLTPENLRFEIPMTEQGRLEEVFEGNISDDEKLCFINCIVERYSKPSMQTIRQRLLVARAAQEGYIKLLNFLCPEVDRLCADPAKNKLLQASAIYEMIFNATIEASKQKKHLGLDAENEHFESLIPIPYRPMLVSILPSMKTNGVKALASDLTRQFWLMSPESSLQDVFALLPEQLEPILIQTKDTINNELVIDRSINNLLSRITTSSPWRALQKESSFWVVSQVAQHSLLTPDAKSAACARLKELAATPDQLVLAFCIELESLIGRPELKLTKSTKAQVEELLSQIDETAHSGMSNPVILRSRGFHALYSNDFKSAEGYFRQAIDECEQGLYGSLKGTLAKDALCVAVACNKVNPNNHQKYFRLMLLEGIIKSRTIPDIEDIAIDCSELFWGTLYKTYPQYPKQNHKDIDLFEQSTKIIFSQDENLLANWLIKNRVRLEKSMADVRGDTLLLTWIKMRNDWINRLSIRKPHIPHELKDDMNRLEQQLSFWHNSICIIIKTIPKSVNVTDFKGQSPLMLAAQTGDTLLVNTLLANGAAPDLQDFKGRTALHAAIKSGNLDIIKAILERQHNLDLTTYDGMTALHTACWRGNLEAVKLLTTANPMLVWTRYQGAPTPLELVEKLLNNTAFFESYNIGVQKEGYAPLSKAKLKEVYSTLELVEYSTELKTTH